A stretch of the Papaver somniferum cultivar HN1 chromosome 6, ASM357369v1, whole genome shotgun sequence genome encodes the following:
- the LOC113288041 gene encoding small ubiquitin-related modifier 1-like, producing MSGVTNQQEEEKKPNDAAGGAHINLKVKGQDGNEVFFRIKRSTQLRKLMNAYCDRQSVDFNSIAFLFDGRRLRGEQTPDELEMEDGDEIDAMLHQTGGSPF from the exons atgtCAGGTGTTACAAACCAacaagaggaagagaagaaaCCCAATGATGCCGCTGGAGGAGCACACATCAACCTTAAGGTCAAGGGTCAG GATGGAAATGAAGTGTTTTTCAGGATCAAGAGAAGCACTCAATTGAGGAAGCTCATGAATGCTTATTGTGATCGCCAGTCTGTGGATTTTAACTCGATTGCCTTTCTCTTTGATGGGCGCCGTCTCCGAGGGGAGCAGACTCCTGATGAA CTTGAAATGGAGGATGGGGATGAAATTGATGCTATGCTGCACCAAACTGGTGGCAGCCCTTTCTAG